In Fusobacterium periodonticum ATCC 33693, the following are encoded in one genomic region:
- a CDS encoding V-type ATP synthase subunit C, which translates to MDREKFVQASVRIRNLEKKLLTKIQFERLYEAENLEEAVKHLNETVYSEDLAKIDRAENFEVALSNSLNRTYSEVLKLSPVKELVDILTYKFAFHNIKLAVKEKILQEDFEHIYSKVHYEDLPKLKKQFETEKGEKGTWYEDTVIKAYKVFEDTKDPEKIEFFVDKKYFEKVLEVSKNLGLDLIEEYFKNMIDFLNIRTFIRCKRDEQDISILRAALIQDGYIDTEDISSYFYKDIEELINSYKNSRIGKSLILALKGYNDTGRLLLFEKYMDNFLTNLLKEKVQRMPYGPEIIFAYVHAKEVEIKNLRICLVGRANGLSADFIKERLREIYV; encoded by the coding sequence ATGGATAGGGAAAAATTTGTTCAAGCAAGTGTCAGAATAAGAAATCTTGAGAAAAAACTCTTAACAAAAATTCAATTTGAAAGATTGTATGAAGCTGAAAATTTAGAAGAGGCTGTAAAACATTTGAACGAAACAGTCTATTCAGAAGATTTAGCAAAAATAGATAGGGCAGAAAATTTTGAAGTAGCTCTTTCAAATTCATTGAATAGAACTTATAGTGAAGTTTTAAAACTTAGCCCAGTTAAAGAACTTGTAGATATTTTAACTTATAAGTTTGCCTTTCATAATATAAAATTGGCAGTTAAGGAAAAAATTTTACAAGAAGATTTTGAACATATCTATTCAAAAGTTCATTATGAAGATTTACCTAAATTGAAGAAACAGTTTGAAACAGAAAAAGGCGAAAAAGGTACTTGGTATGAAGATACTGTTATTAAAGCCTATAAGGTTTTTGAAGATACAAAGGATCCAGAAAAAATAGAGTTTTTTGTAGATAAAAAATATTTTGAAAAGGTTTTAGAGGTTTCAAAAAACTTAGGACTTGATTTAATTGAAGAATATTTTAAGAATATGATAGATTTTCTAAACATAAGAACCTTTATTCGTTGTAAAAGAGATGAGCAGGATATTAGTATTTTAAGAGCTGCACTAATTCAAGATGGCTATATAGACACAGAAGATATTTCATCTTATTTCTATAAGGATATAGAAGAGTTAATTAATTCCTATAAGAATTCTAGAATAGGAAAAAGTTTAATTTTGGCTTTAAAAGGCTACAATGACACTGGAAGATTATTATTATTTGAAAAGTATATGGATAATTTTTTGACTAATCTTTTAAAAGAAAAAGTACAAAGAATGCCATATGGCCCAGAAATTATTTTTGCTTATGTGCATGCAAAAGAAGTGGAAATTAAAAATTTAAGAATTTGTTTAGTTGGTAGGGCTAATGGACTTTCAGCAGATTTCATAAAAGAAAGGTTGCGTGAAATTTATGTATAA
- a CDS encoding V-type ATP synthase subunit F, translating into MYKIAIVGDKDSVLAFKILGVDVYISLDAQEARKIIDRISKENYGIIFVTEQVAKDIPETIKRYNSELIPAIILIPSNKGSLNIGLANIDKNVEKAIGSNIL; encoded by the coding sequence ATGTATAAAATAGCTATAGTGGGAGATAAAGATTCTGTCTTAGCTTTCAAAATTCTTGGAGTGGATGTCTATATAAGTTTAGATGCTCAAGAAGCAAGAAAGATTATAGATAGAATTTCAAAAGAAAATTATGGAATTATCTTTGTTACAGAGCAAGTAGCAAAGGACATTCCTGAGACAATAAAAAGATATAATAGTGAACTTATACCTGCCATTATATTAATACCAAGTAATAAAGGAAGTTTAAATATAGGTTTGGCAAACATAGATAAGAATGTGGAAAAGGCTATTGGTTCAAATATATTGTAG